In the genome of Kluyveromyces marxianus DMKU3-1042 DNA, complete genome, chromosome 1, one region contains:
- the TSC13 gene encoding trans-2-enoyl-CoA reductase (NADPH) TSC13: MTQKQAAKQASRQAAKLASKQNAVAKENSKHLQIKSRSKTLKDVTIDLPADNTLTYDSILTKVSAENGNISVKRLRLTYLKEGKHIVISNAEIKEKDKKRVFDTTTEWYVKDLGPQISWRLVFVIEYLGPILIHSLMFYLSSKPEFRNNYHSTKVPYNEFFNSFVYRLIMLHYLKREFETIFIHTFSNDTMPLFNLFKNSFHYWVLNGLISLGYFGYGFPLDNQTLFKIYDTVHLSDFRVLAGLFAISEALNFYVHLRLRRWGDEMKKNGVTKRIPLETGLFKIFVAPNYTFESYAWIWFTLLFKLNLFSVLFLLVSVVQMYLWAQKKNAKYGTKRAFLIPYVF; the protein is encoded by the coding sequence ATGACTCAGAAACAGGCTGCTAAACAAGCTTCCAGACAAGCTGCGAAACTCGCTTCTAAGCAAAATGCTGTTGCTAAAGAAAACTCGAAGCATTTGCAGATCAAATCGCGTTCCAAGACGCTAAAGGACGTTACCATTGACCTCCCAGCTGATAATACTCTGACATATGACAGTATTTTGACCAAGGTTTCTGCAGAGAACGGGAACATTAGTGTTAAGAGGTTGAGATTGACGTATTTGAAGGAAGGGAAGCACATCGTTATATCCAATGCTGAAATCAAGGAAAAAGATAAGAAGCGTGTGTTTGATACCACTACTGAATGGTATGTGAAGGATTTAGGTCCTCAAATTTCGTGGAGATTGGTGTTTGTTATTGAATACTTGGGTCCAATTTTGATCCACTCATTGATGTTCTATTTGTCGTCTAAACCTGAGTTCAGAAACAATTATCACTCCACTAAGGTTCCATACAATGAGTTTTTCAACTCTTTTGTGTACCGTCTGATCATGCTTCATTACTTGAAGAGAGAATTCGAGACAATATTCATCCATACTTTCTCGAACGACACTATGCCTttgttcaacttgttcaagaactcTTTCCACTACTGGGTTTTGAACGGGCTAATCTCGTTGGGATACTTCGGTTATGGGTTCCCTCTCGATAACCAGACATTGTTCAAGATATATGATACTGTTCACCTTTCTGATTTCAGGGTGCTAGCTGGATTGTTTGCAATTTCTGAGGCTCTAAACTTCTACGTTCATTTGAGATTGCGCAGATGGGGTGACgagatgaagaagaatggtgTTACAAAGAGAATTCCATTGGAAACTGGCCTCTTCAAGATCTTCGTGGCTCCAAACTATACTTTCGAGTCTTACGCTTGGATTTGGTTCACTTTACTATTCAAGTTGAATTTGTTCTCagttttgttcttgttaGTTTCCGTGGTTCAAATGTACTTGTGGgctcaaaagaaaaacgcCAAGTACGGAACCAAGAGAGCGTTCTTGATCCCATACGTCTTTTAA
- the CDC7 gene encoding serine/threonine protein kinase CDC7 — MDDIPEEIIQEMDDLYEKVPELSSRYNLLDKIGEGTFSSVYKAQDLTGVSSKLYPDHFWDKENKYVAIKRIYVTSSPNRIENELKLLELLSNSNNVAPLCDALRYHDQVVVVLPWYPHEEFRHFYRDMPIKGIKKYMFELLSALKYVHSYGIIHRDVKPTNFLYNPILGRGVLVDFGLAEENQDLYLPDLNHRVYVNDQGEKVCACASPYANTKNTSHLPLISIQNGQLNVRGADELSVTQSENLMKAELSKGYPKHETRRHRRANRAGTRGFRAPEVLMKCSFQTQKIDIWSVGVILLSFISRRFPIFQSMDDIDAFLEICCICGIKRMQEVAKFHGLGLDMTKIPGFHSDGYQGGIQGFVKALLEKEVECGTLPEYSIAFETLDYLTHCGRQLTPSLGPEEEGNTDTPVTEEMVKYKQTVWDDHFWCFDLLLKCFELNPYKRPSASDLLEHLWFRELNEDLMDKDQRREDHFTGIVN; from the coding sequence ATGGATGATATTCCGGAAGAAATCATCCAGGAAATGGATGATTTGTATGAAAAGGTACCAGAACTTTCCTCTAGGTACAATCTCTTGGATAAGATTGGAGAAGGGACGTTCTCTTCAGTTTATAAGGCCCAAGATCTTACTGGAGTCTCTAGTAAGCTATATCCAGATCATTTCTGGGATAAAGAGAATAAGTATGTTGCCATCAAGAGGATATATGTAACGAGTTCTCCAAATCGGATTGAAAATGAACTTAAACTTTTGGAGCTTCTTTCGAATTCTAATAATGTAGCACCGCTATGTGATGCGCTTCGATACCATGACCAggtggtagtagtacttCCGTGGTACCCACATGAAGAATTCCGTCATTTTTACCGCGACATGCCTATCAAAGGAATAAAGAAGTATATGTTTGAGCTTTTAAGCGCCTTGAAATATGTGCACTCGTATGGGATAATACACAGGGATGTAAAACCTACAAACTTCTTATATAACCCCATATTGGGGAGGGGTGTTCTAGTTGATTTTGGTCTTGCGGAAGAGAACCAAGACTTGTATTTGCCGGATCTAAACCATCGAGTATACGTCAACGACCAAGGTGAAAAGGTTTGCGCATGCGCTTCTCCATATGCCAATACTAAAAACACATCCCATCTGCCTTTGATATCCATTCAGAACGGTCAACTAAATGTTCGTGGTGCAGATGAGCTCAGCGTCACTCAGAGTGAGAATTTAATGAAGGCAGAATTAAGCAAAGGTTATCCAAAACATGAAACGAGAAGGCATCGTCGTGCGAATAGAGCTGGAACCCGTGGTTTTAGAGCACCAGAAGTATTGATGAAATGTTCGTTTCAGACTCAAAAAATTGATATCTGGTCTGTTGGGGTTATTCTATTAAGTTTTATCAGCCGGCGATTCCCTATATTCCAAAGTATGGATGACATCGATGcatttttggaaatatGTTGTATATGCGGCATCAAGCGCATGCAAGAAGTGGCTAAATTCCATGGATTAGGTCTAGATATGACAAAGATACCCGGGTTTCACTCTGATGGGTACCAGGGTGGCATTCAGGGTTTTGTAAAAGCGTTATTAGAAAAAGAGGTAGAATGTGGAACGCTGCCGGAGTATTCCATTGCCTTTGAGACGTTAGATTACTTAACCCATTGTGGAAGACAGTTGACGCCTAGCCTGGGGCCAGAAGAGGAAGGAAATACCGACACTCCGGTGACGGAAGAAATGGTGAAGTACAAACAGACAGTGTGGGATGACCATTTCTGGTGTTTCGATTTGCTATTGAAGTGCTTTGAGCTTAACCCATACAAGAGGCCAAGCGCCAGTGATCTTCTCGAACATTTGTGGTTTAGGGAATTGAACGAAGATCTCATGGACAAAGaccaaagaagagaagatcATTTTACTGGGATTGTCAACTAA
- the FLO5 gene encoding flocculin FLO5 yields the protein MQLVHLASLINGQSQNVDTGTILGCAPKADSLTKGFSVSYYHYPMTENATAPGCFNLNNIFETDGYQHGGYETIDGGLIGTSSGVTNLTFSSDTTCSSGCCKVGTGKLPPNYNYEQQLTLSNFSMLITGYFLASKSGSYEFIVDDVDDVTYLTVGAGKAFGCCEIGSTVSNPSGFDLTLTYPDKENTATANLIGGYYYPIRVLFINRLDVGRLIVSFKDPDGVTHNTFDDYIFMAPDGAECPVPVVTTTEAWTFSSTSTETTITTVTGSDGMPTTENLIVIKTPEVHTATTEFTPWTGSFTTTQSTEILTTTGSDGNPTVETIFYVKTPEAETSTTEYTPWTGTFTSTSTDLVTFTGPDGNPTVETIFHVKTPEVQTATTEYTPWTGTITTTSTEIVTTMASNGIPTVKTIFHVSTPEIDSVTTEYTPWNGTYTTTQSTEVFTTTGSNGIPTIKTIFHVETPEVYSATTEFTPWTGTYTTTQSTEFVMITGSNGIPTVKTIFHVGTPEAQTATTEYTPWTETFTTTSTEIVTTTGSDGKPTIETIFHVKTPENGLVTTDYTPWTGSYTATSTEIITTTGSDGKPTVETFFHVKTPELGLATTDYTPWTGTYTTTSTEIVTTTGSDGKSTIETIVHIKNPENGLATTDYTPWTGSYTTTSTEIITTTGSDGKSTIETIVHIKNPENGLATTDYTPWTGSYTTTSTEIVTTTGSDGKSTIETVFHVKTPENGLVTTEYTPWTGSYTTTSTGVITFTGSDGKPTVETIFHVKTPENGLATTDYTPWTGTFTTTSTEIITTTGSDGKPTIETIFHVKTPQNGLVTTEYTPWTGSYTTTSTDISTFTGSDGKSTVETIFHVNTPLNEPQNPMTATNEFKTTPSTSPANSPSIAIVSSSVSESFSIRTLESAFEGKANKLPVANLIAILLTFL from the coding sequence ATGCAGCTAGTTCATCTAGCTTCATTAATTAATGGGCAGTCACAAAACGTTGACACAGGTACCATATTAGGTTGTGCTCCTAAGGCAGATTCCTTAACAAAGGGTTTCTCTGTATCATATTATCATTATCCAATGACTGAAAATGCAACTGCACCAGGATGCTTCAACCTGAACAATATATTTGAAACTGATGGATACCAACACGGTGGTTATGAGACCATTGATGGTGGGTTAATTGGTACCAGTAGTGGAGTTACTAACTTgacattttcttctgacaCCACATGTAGCAGTGGATGTTGCAAAGTTGGAACAGGTAAACTACCTCCGAACTACAATTATGAGCAACAACTAACTTTAAGTAACTTCTCGATGTTGATTACAGGTTATTTTCTAGCTTCCAAATCAGGTAGCTACGAATTCattgttgatgatgttgatgaCGTTACCTATCTTACTGTTGGTGCAGGTAAAGCGTTTGGATGTTGTGAGATCGGTAGCACTGTTTCAAATCCAAGCGGTTTTGACCTAACGTTAACTTATCCTGACAAAGAAAATACAGCTACCGCCAATTTGATAGGTGGATATTACTACCCGATTAGAGTTCTCTTTATTAATAGGCTAGATGTGGGTCGCTTGATAGTTTCTTTTAAGGATCCAGACGGTGTAACTCACAACACTTTTGATGATTATATCTTTATGGCGCCTGACGGGGCCGAATGTCCCGTTCCTGTGGTAACGACAACAGAGGCATGGACTTTTTCATCAACCAGTACTGAAACAACCATTACTACTGTTACAGGGAGTGATGGGATGCCAACTACTGAGAATTTGATCGTTATTAAAACACCTGAAGTCCATACAGCGACTACTGAGTTCACCCCATGGACCGGTAGTTTTACTACCACCCAATCGACTGAAATTTTAACAACCACAGGCTCTGATGGCAACCCAACTGTAGAAACTATATTTTACGTGAAAACTCCTGAAGCTGAAACTTCTACTACCGAATACACTCCCTGGACTGGAACCTTCACAAGTACTTCTACCGATCTTGTTACATTCACGGGACCTGATGGTAACCCCACAGTAGAAACCATTTTCCATGTTAAAACTCCAGAAGTTCAAACCGCTACAACCGAATACACACCATGGACTGGAACCATCACCACCACATCCACTGAAATTGTTACCACCATGGCATCTAACGGCATTCCAACGGTAAAGACCATTTTCCATGTTTCAACCCCAGAAATCGACAGCGTTACAACAGAATACACTCCATGGAATGGGACCTATACTACCACCCAGTCGACTGAGGTTTTTACAACCACTGGGTCTAATGGTATTCCGACCATTAAGACTATTTTCCACGTTGAAACGCCAGAAGTTTATTCCGCCACCACAGAATTCACACCATGGACTGGAACCTATACAACAACCCAGTCTACTGAATTTGTTATGATAACTGGTTCCAACGGTATTCCAACTGTGAAAACCATTTTCCACGTTGGAACTCCAGAAGCTCAAACTGCTACAACCGAATATACTCCATGGACTGAAACCTTCACGACCACCTCCACTGAAATTGTCACTACCACTGGATCTGATGGTAAGCCAACCATCGAGACTATATTCCATGTTAAAACCCCAGAAAACGGTTTAGTTACCACAGATTACACTCCTTGGACTGGTTCATACACGGCCACATCCACTGAAATTATCACTACCACCGGATCTGATGGTAAGCCAACAGTTGAAACATTCTTCCACGTCAAAACACCAGAACTTGGTTTAGCTACCACAGATTATACTCCATGGACCGGTACATACACGACCACATCCACTGAAATTGTCACTACCACCGGATCTGATGGTAAATCAACTATCGAGACTATTGTGCATATCAAGAACCCAGAGAATGGTTTAGCTACCACAGATTATACTCCTTGGACTGGTTCATACACGACCACCTCCACTGAAATTATCACTACCACCGGATCTGATGGTAAATCAACTATCGAGACTATTGTGCATATCAAGAACCCAGAGAATGGTTTAGCTACCACAGATTATACTCCTTGGACTGGTTCATATACAACCACATCCACTGAAATTGTCACTACCACCGGATCTGATGGTAAATCAACTATCGAGACTGTTTTCCATGTCAAGACCCCAGAGAATGGTTTAGTTACTACGGAGTACACTCCTTGGACTGGTTCATACACCACCACATCTACTGGTGTCATTACATTCACTGGATCTGATGGTAAGCCAACCGTTGAAACTATATTCCATGTTAAAACCCCAGAAAACGGTTTAGCTACCACAGATTATACTCCATGGACTGGAACCTTCACGACCACCTCCACTGAGATTATCACTACCACTGGATCTGATGGTAAGCCAACCATCGAGACTATATTCCATGTTAAAACGCCACAGAATGGTTTAGTTACTACGGAGTACACTCCTTGGACTGGTTCATACACCACCACATCCACTGATATCAGTACATTCACTGGATCTGATGGTAAGTCAACTGTTGAAACTATTTTCCACGTCAACACTCCATTGAACGAACCTCAAAATCCTATGACCGCAACTAATGAGTTCAAAACAACACCATCTACATCCCCTGCAAACAGTCCATCTATTGCAATTGTTTCGTCATCGGTATCCGAATCTTTCTCAATCAGAACTCTAGAATCAGCTTTTGAAGGCAAAGCTAACAAACTACCCGTTGCAAACTTGATAGCAATCCTATTAACGTTCTTGTGA
- the DAL1 gene encoding allantoinase codes for MPRAIASNHVALYGEIVPGTIIYDVDSGKILDIICGKVASRNHLAGLGWEVDTYEIVSPYLIMPGLVDSHVHLNEPGRTEWEGFETGTKAAVSGGVTTVIDMPLNAIPPTVNVENFKLKLAAAEGQLWCDVGFWGGLVPDNLKDLKPLIDAGVRGFKGFLIDSGVDEFPAIDKKYIQDALDLLQGEKTMIMFHAELQATEPGHEHSIVDYNGDIMADESDNALSRVKSLSAVEPKYGQVSELIQHHNIHPNDAEITPLEAAKVEISDDSLANVDPRAYKNFLLSRPDHFETNAIALVIHCLEKAVQKYGIANMPLLHIVHLASMEAVPILQNAKEKGYPITAETCFHYLSLAAENIPESKTFYKCCPPIRSEENRQSLWKALREGILTSVVSDHSPCTPELKNLAKGDFFSAWGGIASVGLGLPLLYTHGASIQEIISWCCENTSKQVGLDHMKGYLKPGYDADFVVFDMYSTQTISNEKVFFKNKLTAYDGTNLKGIVKYTYVRGNLMFQYGGAGHNKTPLGRTILERRSS; via the coding sequence atgcCCAGAGCTATAGCTTCAAATCATGTTGCGCTTTATGGCGAAATAGTACCAGGAACTATCATATATGATGTAGATAGTGGTAAAATATTGGACATAATTTGCGGGAAAGTTGCTAGTAGGAACCATTTGGCAGGCTTAGGTTGGGAAGTGGACACTTACGAAATAGTATCGCCATACTTGATAATGCCTGGACTTGTTGATTCCCATGTTCATTTGAACGAACCAGGCAGAACAGAGTGGGAAGGATTTGAGACGGGCACAAAGGCTGCTGTTTCTGGGGGAGTGACTACAGTGATTGACATGCCATTGAACGCAATTCCTCCAACAGTCAACGTTGAGAATTTTAAGTTGAAGCTTGCAGCAGCTGAGGGACAATTGTGGTGCGATGTTGGATTTTGGGGAGGATTAGTGCCGGATAATTTGAAGGATTTAAAGCCTCTTATCGATGCTGGTGTTCGGGGTTTCAAAGGGTTCCTCATAGACTCTGGTGTGGACGAATTTCCAGCGATTGACAAGAAGTACATTCAGGACGCATTGGACTTGTTGCAAGGCGAGAAGACGATGATAATGTTCCATGCAGAGTTGCAAGCTACAGAGCCAGGTCACGAGCATAGCATAGTTGATTACAATGGTGATATCATGGCAGATGAATCAGATAATGCTTTATCTAGAGTAAAATCATTGTCTGCAGTAGAGCCGAAATACGGCCAGGTATCAGAGCTAATCCAACATCATAATATTCATCCAAACGATGCTGAAATAACTCCGTTGGAGGCAGCCAAGGTTGAAATAAGCGACGACTCTCTGGCAAACGTGGATCCTCGTGCATACAAAAACTTCTTATTATCCAGACCAGACCATTTTGAAACCAACGCTATCGCCCTCGTTATTCATTGTCTCGAAAAGGCAGTACAAAAATATGGCATAGCAAATATGCCGTTATTGCATATAGTGCATCTTGCATCAATGGAGGCAGTTCCTATATTACAAAAtgctaaagaaaaaggatatCCTATAACAGCGGAAACATGCTTCCATTACTTATCATTGGCCGCTGAAAATATCCCAGAATCAAAGACATTCTATAAGTGCTGTCCTCCAATTCGCAGTGAGGAAAACAGACAAAGTTTATGGAAAGCTCTTAGGGAAGGAATTCTCACATCTGTAGTAAGTGATCATTCTCCATGCACAccagaattgaaaaatttggCGAAAGGTGACTTCTTCAGCGCTTGGGGAGGCATTGCATCCGTTGGACTTGGTTTGCCATTATTATATACTCACGGTGCAtcaattcaagaaattattAGTTGGTGTTGCGAAAATACCAGTAAACAGGTTGGATTAGACCACATGAAAGGTTATCTAAAACCAGGTTATGATGCAGATTTCGTTGTATTTGACATGTATTCAACTCAAACGATCTCTAACGAAAAagtcttcttcaagaacaaattaACAGCTTATGACGGAACAAATCTAAAGGGTATTGTAAAATATACTTATGTGAGAGGTAATTTGATGTTCCAATATGGAGGTGCGGGTCACAACAAAACGCCTCTAGGCAGAACGATCTTAGAACGTAGATCATCGTAA
- the ERP3 gene encoding Erp3p: MRLLLLILYLVSGSSASPITLQLAPNEKECVYVDIAGEACHISYYFAVQEGEYNAFNVEYELWSPENKDSPINAQKDKVQGEWTFAAVYPGEYALCVIGDNYTKIVDLDIVKICADEPDKPKDSRLNIDYIGYSQAPSVEDSVNLIERQLQVLERNLKFYKSRSERNNYTVRSIRSRIGTISMWIIILVPLLALLQIILMKYVMVKFGS; the protein is encoded by the coding sequence ATGAGATTATTACTTTTGATATTGTATCTGGTATCGGGGAGTTCTGCCTCTCCCATAACCCTTCAATTGGCGCCAAACGAAAAAGAATGCGTGTATGTTGACATAGCGGGCGAAGCATGCCATATATCGTACTACTTTGCGGTTCAGGAGGGTGAATATAATGCATTCAATGTCGAGTATGAATTATGGTCACCAGAAAACAAGGATAGTCCGATAAACGCCCAGAAGGATAAGGTTCAAGGCGAATGGACGTTTGCGGCAGTATACCCCGGAGAGTATGCCCTTTGCGTGATTGGAGATAACTACACTAAGATAGTAGATTTAGACATTGTTAAGATTTGTGCAGACGAACCCGATAAACCGAAAGATTCTCGTTTGAATATCGACTATATCGGTTATTCTCAAGCACCCTCAGTGGAAGATTCGGTAAACCTTATAGAAAGACAGTTACAGGTACTTGAGCGTAATTTGAAATTCTACAAGTCACGTAGCGAAAGAAATAATTATACCGTTAGGTCTATCCGGTCAAGAATTGGGACGATATCTATGTGGATAATTATTCTTGTACCGCTGTTGGCCCTTTTGCAAATAATACTAATGAAATACGTTATGGTTAAGTTTGGATCATGa
- the KAP104 gene encoding Kap104p, whose translation MQWSPDNEGLSQLCLILQHAVSADHNERQQALDALETFKLQPQFANYLCYILLHLEEMDQLRGTAGILLKNCILGGNVVDLEYVKSEIVRGLCLDNNFIVKITGIVIAALYSTYYRQHREDPQGLITLGQLIELARDNNEGSMKALSKMMEDGAQFFQLEWANHQTPIGELISTFLYLMTEGKTPVVRAESINCLNNIIPLQCQELLVKLDDLLKNIFSLASTESSHLVRQNLCQCLTLILEFRPDKLMAHLPGIIQFMGHIIVNTNRDNDDEEKVALEACEFLLALVSNANVPDHLIQPYVKEFVPLLLNNMVYSNDEIIVLEASNEDDAESEDKDEDIKPVSAKIQKKNGENDEQNEDDDTDEDGEVDNEWSLRKCAASVLDLLTGLFPKEVIESALPLLREHLTSNSWFVREATTLALGAMAEGGMKYFDSQLPALIPFLVEQLKSPWFPVRRMTCWTLSRFSTWILDDHTEFLIPVIEPIMQTLLDKKKDVQEAAITAIATFIENCDSDIVSTILYEPLLNKFDECFKFYKKKNLIILYDAVSRLSEKCDLEEQALNKLLPHLLSKWSALDDNDKELWPLLECLSYVSTSLGTKFAPMAMEVYQRAFSILCRCVELEQKSQTDPTIVVPEKDFIITSLDLIDGLVQGLGYDSKALLFPNHDMTMFAVLLQTLQDHNHEVRQSAYALLGDISYFYEKQLFTEDLTKSFVEAIGNELIQNAENQEAVSTVNNAVWCLGLIAHKIDLGPHIIEISRIVLDLFCSTQLILQSSVMENLCITIASLAHFHPEVFTQLPFATETQWNKWCRLASELTDPEEKTVSYAGFIKIMNLVDFNTQGMPSDKTWELFFHGLQQDVDISIMSDDLYALAMRLPDHWNQLLLGSGMF comes from the coding sequence ATGCAATGGTCTCCAGATAACGAAGGTCTAAGTCAACTCTGTTTGATTTTGCAGCACGCTGTTTCTGCAGATCATAATGAGAGACAACAGGCATTAGATGCCCTTGAGACGTTCAAGTTACAACCACAATTTGCAAATTATTTATGCTATATCCTACTCcatcttgaagaaatggaCCAACTAAGAGGTACTGCCGGTATTCTTCTAAAAAACTGTATACTTGGGGGCAATGTTGTTGACTTAGAATACGTGAAGTCCGAGATTGTTCGAGGATTATGTTTGGATAACAACTTCATTGTTAAGATTACCGGTATAGTCATTGCAGCATTGTATTCGACATATTATAGACAGCATAGAGAGGACCCACAAGGTCTTATCACACTTGGTCAGTTAATCGAACTTGCCAGAGACAACAACGAAGGTTCTATGAAAGCTTTATCGAAGATGATGGAAGATGGTGCGCAGTTTTTCCAGCTAGAGTGGGCTAATCACCAGACACCTATTGGAGAGTTGATTTCCACATTTTTATACTTGATGACTGAAGGAAAGACACCAGTGGTAAGGGCAGAAAGCATCAACTGTTTGAACAATATAATTCCTTTGCAATGTCAGGAATTGTTGGTGAAATTAGATGAtctattgaagaatattttctCGTTAGCATCTACCGAGTCCTCGCATTTAGTAAGACAGAACCTCTGTCAATGCTTAACACTAATTTTAGAATTTAGGCCGGATAAATTAATGGCACATCTTCCCGGGATCATTCAATTCATGGGTCATATAATCGTGAATACCAATAGAGATAACgatgacgaagaaaaagttGCGTTAGAAGCCTGTGAGTTTTTACTAGCCTTAGTGTCAAATGCAAATGTACCAGATCACCTAATACAACCTTATGTCAAAGAATTTGTTCCATTGCTTTTGAATAACATGGTATATAGCAATGACGAAATCATTGTTTTAGAGGCATCAAACGAAGATGATGCCGAGTCTGAAGATAAAGATGAGGATATCAAGCCTGTATCTGccaaaattcaaaagaagaatggtgAAAATGATGAGCAGAACGAGGATGACGATACAGATGAGGATGGTGAAGTAGACAATGAGTGGAGTTTAAGAAAGTGTGCAGCATCAGTTCTTGATCTACTAACGGGTCTCTTCCCTAAAGAAGTTATCGAATCAGCCCTGCCATTACTCAGAGAACATCTCACTTCGAACAGTTGGTTTGTCAGGGAGGCGACTACGTTAGCATTGGGAGCTATGGCAGAAGGTGGTATGAAATATTTTGACTCACAACTACCAGCTCTCATTCCATTTTTGGTAGAACAATTGAAGAGTCCTTGGTTCCCAGTAAGAAGAATGACTTGTTGGACCTTAAGTAGATTCTCCACATGGATATTGGATGATCACACTGAGTTTTTAATTCCTGTAATAGAACCAATAATGCAGACATTGTTggataaaaagaaagatgttCAAGAAGCAGCAATCACAGCAATTGCGActttcattgaaaattgTGATTCTGATATCGTCTCAACTATTTTATATGAACCGCTACTAAACAAATTTGATGAATGCTTTAAGTtctacaagaagaaaaatctaATTATCTTGTATGATGCCGTTAGCAGGTTAAGCGAAAAGTGCgatcttgaagaacaagcaTTGAATAAGTTACTCCCACACCTCTTAAGTAAATGGTCCGCTTTGGATGACAACGACAAAGAATTGTGGCCTCTACTTGAGTGCTTGTCCTATGTGTCAACATCATTGGGAACTAAGTTTGCCCCAATGGCCATGGAAGTGTATCAAAGAGCATTCAGTATTCTTTGTAGGTGCGTCGAGTTGGAACAAAAATCTCAAACAGACCCAACAATCGTTGTTCCAGAAAAAGACTTCATAATAACATCTCTTGATCTAATAGACGGTTTGGTTCAAGGTCTAGGGTACGACTCCAAAGCCTTGCTATTCCCGAACCATGACATGACCATGTTTGCTGTTCTATTACAAACTCTACAAGATCACAACCACGAAGTAAGGCAAAGTGCATATGCCCTACTAGGGGATATATCGTACTTCTACGAAAAGCAGCTATTCACTGAGGATCTCACCAAAAGTTTTGTCGAGGCTATTGGTAACGAGCTAATCCAAAATGCAGAAAACCAAGAAGCAGTCTCCACTGTAAACAACGCCGTCTGGTGTCTAGGATTGATCGCTCACAAGATAGATTTGGGTCCACATATCATTGAAATCAGCAGAATCGTTCTCGACTTATTCTGCTCTACCCAACTAATACTACAATCCAGCGTTATGGAAAACTTGTGCATCACCATCGCCAGTTTAGCACACTTCCATCCGGAAGTCTTCACCCAATTACCTTTTGCTACGGAAACTCAGTGGAATAAATGGTGCCGCTTGGCTTCAGAGCTTACTGATCCGGAAGAAAAGACCGTTTCTTACGCAGGATTTATTAAAATCATGAATCTCGTAGACTTCAATACCCAAGGAATGCCCTCAGATAAAACGTGGGAACTCTTTTTCCACGGTTTGCAACAGGATGTAGATATATCCATCATGTCTGATGATTTATATGCATTGGCTATGCGCCTACCAGACCACTGGAACCAACTACTCCTAGGCTCCGGAATGTTTTAA